The following proteins are co-located in the Candidatus Kaelpia aquatica genome:
- a CDS encoding elongation factor Tu, whose product GDNVEFVIELIKPVALEKELRFAIREGGRTVGAGVVSEIIE is encoded by the coding sequence GGTGATAATGTTGAATTTGTAATAGAGTTAATCAAACCCGTAGCACTTGAGAAAGAATTACGTTTTGCTATCCGTGAAGGCGGTAGAACGGTAGGTGCTGGGGTTGTTTCTGAGATCATAGAATAG